In a genomic window of Kluyveromyces marxianus DMKU3-1042 DNA, complete genome, chromosome 7:
- a CDS encoding isopenicillin N synthase family dioxygenase, whose translation MSFRTLPVIDFKQAFHKESKPRFLQELRYALIEVGFFILVNFDQYGPSEQDFIDIEKQSADFFALPTELKEDIAMVNSPHFLGYTAVGNEITGGIVDQREQIDLATELPAPSKELPIFNQLEGPNQWPSKEALPEFRKVVTNYIQKMTELSMYMKDLVEEAIGLPKHELDSFFKENQQYKMKLVSYPEIPEDYEHNNNEELSQGVGAHRDNTFMTFIYQCIEVDGSLQVENFEGQWIPVNKIPNSLVVNVGQLLESITNGVCKATIHRVVSPKKGSGRRLSIPFFQNVHTNAYQRTLANFPSEVIQLRDKRDKLITKWGINVGFQFEPELSKYPAGVSVFKNRIKSHQDVAARWYPQILQDVLTEYESTKN comes from the coding sequence ATGTCTTTTAGAACATTGCCGGTCATTGATTTTAAACAAGCTTTCCACAAAGAATCAAAGCCCAGATTTCTACAAGAGCTACGCTACGCTTTGATAGAGGTCGgattttttattttggtaAATTTTGATCAATATGGTCCTTCTGAACAGGACTTCATTGATATTGAGAAGCAGTCAGCAGATTTTTTTGCTTTACCAACAGAATTAAAGGAAGATATAGCGATGGTAAATTCTCCTCACTTTTTAGGTTATACTGCAGttggaaatgaaattacTGGTGGAATAGTGGACCAAAGGGAGCAAATAGACCTAGCAACTGAGCTTCCTGCACCTTCAAAAGAGCTTCCTATTTTCAACCAGCTCGAAGGACCAAATCAATGGCCGAGTAAAGAAGCATTGCCAGAATTCCGTAAAGTTGTGACAAATTATATCCAAAAAATGACAGAGCTTTCCATGTACATGAAAGATCTAGTGGAAGAAGCAATTGGTTTGCCAAAGCATGAGCTAGATTCGTTCTTTAAGGAGAATCAACAATACAAGATGAAATTGGTATCGTATCCAGAAATACCTGAAGATTATGAGCATAATAACAATGAAGAGCTCAGCCAGGGGGTAGGAGCACACCGAGATAACACATTTATGACATTCATATATCAATGTATTGAAGTGGATGGCTCACTTCAAGTCGAAAACTTTGAAGGACAATGGATACCGGTAAATAAGATTCCTAATAGTCTTGTTGTAAACGTTGGTCAGTTACTTGAAAGCATCACTAATGGAGTTTGCAAGGCTACTATACATAGAGTTGTCAGCCCGAAAAAGGGCTCTGGTAGAAGATTATCAATCCCATTCTTCCAAAACGTACACACAAATGCTTATCAAAGAACGTTGGCTAATTTCCCATCTGAAGTGATACAGTTAAGGGACAAAAGAGATAAGTTGATCACAAAATGGGGGATAAATGTCGGTTTTCAATTCGAACCAGAGCTCTCTAAATATCCAGCTGGTGTATCTGTTTTTAAAAATAGAATTAAATCTCACCAAGATGTGGCAGCAAGATGGTACCCACAAATTTTACAAGATGTTCTTACTGAGTACGAAAGTACCAAGAACTAA
- the VBA2 gene encoding Vba2p — protein sequence MTIDTRPLIYGEEVASTYSSIESNVQSGYGQQSTETHDDDVEEVPLSQIPNLFLIQLSLFSNVFLAGFDGTITASTYQLIGNEFNHVSVASWITTAYLVTSTAFQPLYGSFSDVLGRRKCLFFANVIFAVGCLACAIAPKIFVLVAARALCGIGGGGLVTLSTVINSDLVPPSRRGIFQAFQNLILGFGSIIGAASGGWISTKIGWRWCFLLQVPISLFGTAVGYFYVKNQKEYELTRLSKKSDSFYSVLSEIDILGALLLVVGLTTQLLYITFVSSITSGGILWLKPSYLFLLLTSIGVLLLFAYNEEHTKARPIIPRKLVQGNYSFCILSLAILIGFASFAYLFTLPLYFQIVVGDTPSIAGLKLAIPSFCTPIGGLITGVGMSKSDCLPTLLKSGILLMALGNGLFTLLRESTPNWLTTVFLLPNNIGQGMAFPASLFSFIFAYSRSDQATATSALYLFRAVGSVWGVAGSSSIIQYFVSKRLRLSLKDKLSEEQINKILIKLSKNTQYIEELKGEIRDAVVGSYAYGAQKTHIISTLFCVISLILAFISVKYKPNTFKKFH from the coding sequence ATGACCATTGATACACGACCCTTAATCTATGGTGAAGAAGTAGCTTCAACATACTCAAGCATTGAAAGTAATGTCCAATCAGGGTACGGCCAACAATCCACAGAAACTCATGACGATGATGTCGAAGAGGTACCATTATCACAGATCCCAAATTTGTTTCTCATTCAACTTTCACTTTTCTCCAATGTGTTTTTAGCTGGATTTGACGGCACAATTACTGCATCAACATATCAGCTTATCGGTAACGAATTTAATCATGTCAGCGTCGCTAGTTGGATCACAACAGCCTATCTTGTAACAAGCACTGCATTTCAGCCTTTATATGGTTCCTTTTCCGATGTCCTTGGTAGAAGAAAATGTTTATTCTTTGCTAATGTAATTTTTGCAGTAGGATGTTTAGCTTGTGCGATAGCCCCAaagatttttgttttggtagCTGCTCGTGCATTATGCGGTATCGGTGGCGGTGGATTGGTCACTTTATCAACGGTTATCAACTCTGATCTAGTTCCCCCTTCAAGAAGAGGAATCTTCCaagcttttcaaaatttgaTATTGGGTTTCGGTTCCATTATTGGAGCAGCATCTGGTGGATGGATTTCTACAAAAATTGGATGGAGAtggtgttttcttttgcaaGTGCCTATCTCTCTATTTGGGACAGCTGTCGGTTACTTCTATgtcaaaaatcaaaaagaatatgaacTTACACGTCTCTCAAAGAAAAGCGATTCTTTCTATTCTGTACTTTcagaaattgatatattGGGAGCATTGTTACTAGTGGTGGGATTAACAACCCAATTACTGTACATAACCTTTGTGAGCTCAATTACCTCAGGTGGAATTTTATGGCTGAAACCCtcatatttatttttattgttgACCAGTATTGGcgttttattattatttgcCTATAATGAAGAGCACACTAAGGCTCGTCCGATAATACCTAGAAAACTTGTACAAGGCAATTATTCGTTCTGTATTCTTTCATTAGCAATCCTGATTGGATTCGCCAGTTTTGCATATTTATTCACGTTACCATtatattttcaaattgttGTTGGCGATACTCCTTCGATTGCTGGATTGAAGTTGGCAATTCCTTCATTTTGTACTCCAATTGGCGGTTTAATTACAGGTGTAGGAATGAGTAAATCTGACTGTTTACCcactttgttgaagagtGGTATTTTGCTTATGGCTCTTGGGAATGGTTTATTCACCTTGTTACGGGAATCAACTCCTAATTGGTTAACTACAGTTTTCTTGTTGCCTAATAATATTGGTCAAGGTATGGCATTTCCAGCATCCttattttcatttataTTCGCTTACTCTAGAAGTGACCAAGCAACGGCGACTTCTGCTTTATACCTTTTTCGAGCAGTCGGATCAGTCTGGGGGGTTGCTGGCTCTTCGAGTATAATTCAATACTTTGTCTCAAAAAGACTAAGACTATCACTAAAAGATAAACTATCCGAGGAGCAGATAAATAAAATTCTCATCAAATTGAGCAAGAATACACAATACATCGAAGAGTTAAAAGGCGAGATTCGTGATGCGGTCGTGGGAAGTTATGCTTACGGTGCGCAGAAAACCCATATTATATCAACGCTTTTTTGTGTTATATCGTTAATATTGGCATTCATCAGCGTTAAGTATAAACCCAACACTTTTAAAAAGTTCCATTAA
- the AMD1 gene encoding AMP deaminase → MSPLHNIIERMSSGVEMSEPSENHEIHPMSNPNDFASYHDDLASASDTDTHSISTNFSYHDGKSLLEQGIKKLALQHLQNQDSAPDTVNAQNSLHLPPYLSSSHMTDTATAAAAAVPRSERRISLSVHPTDQDTLPATSRSKRPSSSSTFGGLDPDRLKSAQYKMGTIDDDGQSAHDIPSPELVELYTSVQECRELRKRYQEVSLQKHHQNPKNRPDWKIYPPPPKPTYDAANKTVVKVENLPDSKTFDVNECEIPGPDPDISFKPNDDEVFVLYDNKSEMQERVGEKIPSLRDYYIDMEKIISVSSDGPAKSFAFRRLQYLEARWNLYSLLNEYHETAVSKKNPHRDFYNVRKVDTHVHHSACMNQKHLLRFIKHKLRHSSDEKVIFRDGKVLTLEEVFKSLNLTGYDLSIDTLDMHAHKDTFHRFDKFNLKYNPIGESRLREIFLKTDNFIHGKYLAEITSEVISDLENSKYQNCEYRISVYGRSTDEWDKLAAWVVDNKLFSHNVRWLIQIPRLYDIYKKTGTVENYFEICKNVFLPLFEVTQNPQSHPKLHIFLQRVIGFDSVDDESKIDRRFQKKYPKPSLWDSNQNPPYSYQLYYLYANIASLNNWRSKRGFNTFVLRPHCGEAGDPEHLISAYLLAQGISHGILLRKVPFVQYLYYLDQIGIAMSPLSNNALFLTYDKNPIQYYFKRGLNVSLSTDDPLQFSYTREPLIEEYSVAAQIYKLSNVDMCELARNSVLQSGWEAQIKRHWIGKHFEKDGIEGNDQEKTNVPDIRINYRYETLKTELELVKYYSDFKNMVQ, encoded by the coding sequence ATGTCCCCTCTCCACAACATCATTGAAAGGATGTCTTCAGGAGTAGAAATGTCAGAGCCAAGTGAAAACCACGAAATTCATCCCATGAGCAACCCCAATGACTTTGCGTCTTACCACGACGATTTGGCAAGTGCAAGCGATACTGATACACATTCAATCAGCACGAACTTTTCATATCATGATGGAAAATCATTATTGGAACAAGGAATTAAGAAGCTTGCCTTGCAACATTTGCAAAATCAAGACTCTGCTCCCGACACAGTTAATGCACAGAACAGTTTACACCTACCTCCTTATCTGAGCAGTTCTCACATGACAGatacagcaacagcagcagcagcagctgtACCACGTAgcgaaagaagaatatctCTTTCAGTTCACCCAACAGATCAAGATACCCTCCCAGCAACTTCTAGATCAAAAAGACCATCGTCGTCCTCGACTTTTGGGGGTTTGGATCCGGACAGATTGAAGTCTGCTCAATATAAAATGGGTACAATTGACGATGATGGGCAAAGTGCGCATGATATTCCTTCACCAGAACTGGTCGAATTGTATACAAGCGTTCAGGAATGTCGTGAACTTAGAAAGAGATATCAAGAAGTATCCCTTCAAAAACACCATCAAAATCCAAAGAATAGACCTGATTGGAAAATTTatccaccaccaccaaaaCCCACATATGATGCGGCTAATAAAACTGTTGTAAAGGTTGAAAACCTTCCTGATTCTAAAACCTTTGATGTCAATGAATGTGAAATTCCTGGACCAGATCCAGACATTAGCTTCAAGCCTAATGATGACGaggtttttgttttatatGACAACAAAAGTGAAATGCAAGAAAGAGTGGGCGAAAAAATTCCCTCTTTAAGAGACTACTATATTGATATGGAGAAAATCATCAGTGTTTCATCTGACGGACCAGCTAAATCTTTTGCTTTTAGAAGATTGCAATATTTAGAAGCTCGTTGGAATTTATATTCACTTTTGAACGAATACCATGAAACTGCTGTTTCTAAGAAAAATCCTCATAGAGATTTTTATAATGTAAGGAAAGTTGATACTCACGTCCATCACTCTGCTTGTATGAATCAAAAACATTTACTTCGTTTTATAAAACACAAACTACGTCATTCTAGTGATGAAAAAGTCATTTTTAGAGATGGAAAAGTTCTAACATTAGAAGAAGTGTTCAAATCTCTAAATCTAACAGGATATGACCTTTCTATAGATACACTTGATATGCATGCCCACAAAGATACTTTCCATCGATTTGATAAATTCAACTTGAAATATAATCCTATTGGAGAATCTCGTTTGCGTGAAATATTCCTAAAAACAGATAATTTCATTCATGGAAAATATTTGGCAGAAATAACTTCTGAAGTTATATCTGATTTAGAAAACTCAAAGTACCAAAACTGTGAGTATAGAATCTCTGTCTATGGAAGATCCACGGATGAATGGGATAAACTAGCTGCATGGGTGGTTGATAATAAACTTTTTTCACATAATGTAAGATGGCTAATTCAAATTCCTAGGTTATACGACATTTACAAGAAGACAGGAACTGTGGAAAATTATTTTGAAATCTGTAAAAATGTATTTTTACCTTTATTCGAGGTTACACAAAATCCTCAATCACACCCTAAGCtacatatatttttacAGAGAGTTATTGGATTTGACagtgttgatgatgaatcaAAAATTGACAgaagattccaaaaaaaatatccaaAGCCATCTCTTTGGGATTCCAACCAGAACCCCCCATATTCCTACCAACTTTACTATTTGTATGCCAACATAGCCTCCTTGAATAATTGGAGATCGAAAAGAGGCTTCAACACCTTTGTTCTGAGACCCCATTGTGGAGAAGCTGGTGATCCAGAGCACTTAATATCAGCTTACCTTTTAGCTCAAGGCATATCTCACGGTATTCTTTTAAGAAAAGTCCCCTTCGTCCAATACCTCTACTATTTGGATCAAATTGGAATTGCAATGTCGCCTTTATCAAACAATGCCTTATTCTTGACTTATGATAAGAACCCAATCCAATACTATTTCAAAAGAGGTCTTAATGTTTCTTTGTCCACGGACGATCCATTGCAATTTTCTTACACTAGAGAACCCTTAATTGAAGAGTACTCTGTCGCAGCACAAATCTATAAATTGTCCAATGTTGATATGTGTGAATTGGCAAGAAATTCAGTTCTACAAAGTGGTTGGGAAGCTCAAATAAAGAGACATTGGATAGGGAAACATTTTGAAAAGGATGGAATTGAAGGTAATgaccaagaaaaaacaaacgTTCCAGATATTAGGATCAACTATAGATATGAAACACTAAAGACAGAATTGGAACTTGTCAAATACTATTCtgatttcaagaatatGGTTCAATAA
- the PFA5 gene encoding palmitoyltransferase PFA5: MPLVARITRFTHHPNFRYLVPSLVIVLQCYGVWAFSHQFCYLRLYEKFHDKAACIGLIIANLFLTFLVWYIWALIVIIGPGQQPHVPPFSILPDVVTAIPATNTSLASANSVRIDESSISPPDIYPCDDRGYPIWCTTCQSLKMSRTHHSNKLGYCVPRFDHYCVWIGSVIGRSNHRMFVQFTFYLMISSLIMVISIGSQMKKLKHHTSGNVYAVFILACCALFMVGPLFLTHVYYMCCNRTSIEVIEVKNKKKASRKCFCIYNPFDGYRYVVQFLPGEGQDFWNKNNAIINLKEFLGDNYFFWFFPTVLHSKSRYGKPSDNFYDLIGECDETLSDQYRQCMFDKIEKKEYLTRLRA, translated from the coding sequence ATGCCTTTGGTTGCGAGGATAACAAGGTTTACCCATCACCCCAATTTCAGATATTTGGTCCCATCCTTAGTTATTGTACTTCAATGCTATGGGGTATGGGCTTTTTCTCACCAGTTTTGTTACTTACGGTTATACGAGAAATTTCATGATAAGGCTGCATGCATCGGACTCATCATTGCTAATTTGTTTCTTACTTTTTTGGTATGGTATATATGGGCTTTAATTGTGATAATAGGACCAGGTCAACAACCTCATGTCCCTCCTTTCAGTATTCTTCCAGACGTTGTAACTGCAATTCCAGCAACGAATACTAGCTTAGCCTCAGCAAATTCTGTACGAATTGACGAGAGTAGTATATCACCGCCTGACATATATCCATGTGATGACAGAGGATATCCAATCTGGTGTACGACATGCCAGAGCTTAAAAATGTCAAGAACTCATCATTCAAATAAACTAGGATATTGCGTCCCGCGATTTGATCACTACTGTGTATGGATTGGAAGTGTTATTGGACGTTCTAATCACAGGATGTTTGTCCAATTTACTTTTTACTTAATGATCAGCTCCCTAATTATGGTGATTTCTATAGGGTcgcagatgaagaaacttAAACATCATACAAGTGGAAACGTTTATGCTGTTTTCATTCTTGCTTGTTGCGCGTTATTCATGGTAGGACCGTTATTTCTAACCCACGTCTACTATATGTGTTGTAATAGAACGTCTATCGAAGTTATTGAAGttaaaaataagaaaaaggcATCTAGGAAATGTTTTTGCATATACAACCCATTCGACGGATATCGGTATGTTGTCCAGTTCTTACCAGGGGAAGGTCAGGATTTTTGGAATAAAAATAATGCCATTATTAATCTGAAAGAGTTTTTGGGAGATAACTActtcttttggttctttCCAACCGTTTTACATAGTAAGTCAAGATATGGGAAACCATCAGATAATTTTTATGACCTTATTGGGGAATGCGACGAGACATTGAGCGATCAGTATCGGCAATGCATGTTTGATAAAatcgaaaagaaagagtacCTTACAAGGTTAAGAGCTTAA
- the ENV9 gene encoding Env9p, producing the protein MAKPVNVADLPYYDPVVDKKVALVTGGNSGIGYYTVLHLYLHGFKVYLGGRNSHRVNHAIKEIRQEAKVRLQKDKDNTLSRKVGQLEYLHIDLTDLNSVEKACKKLRTQETTLDVLINNAGVMALPYGLTKDNFEIQMQTNYISHFLLTIRLLPLLKAAHGRIVTVSSVGHQLILFNCNPGSQFNYWPDAFFMWCRYALAKTASIQFTKMLAIKHPDILSVSLHPGLVMNTNLFSYCTRLPFVGIFFWILFQVVGYFFGVSNEQGSISTLKCALSPDLSTELDNGAYFTTGGYMSTPSRVARSLDNAASTWIWTVNELRNRGHEV; encoded by the coding sequence ATGGCAAAACCAGTTAATGTCGCCGATCTACCGTATTATGATCCAGTGGTGGATAAAAAGGTAGCTTTAGTAACAGGCGGAAATTCGGGAATTGGGTACTATACTGTCCTACATTTATATTTACATGGATTTAAGGTATACCTTGGTGGTAGAAATAGTCACCGGGTTAATCATgcaatcaaagaaatcagGCAAGAAGCAAAAGTGAGGTTACAGAAAGACAAGGATAATACTTTATCAAGAAAGGTAGGACAACTTGAATATTTGCACATAGATTTAACGGATTTAAATTCCGTAGAGAAGGCATGCAAGAAGTTACGCACACAAGAGACCACATTGGATGTTTTAATCAATAATGCAGGTGTTATGGCCTTGCCGTACGGCCTAACGAAAGATAATTTTGAGATTCAAATGCAGACTAACTATATTTCTCATTTCCTACTCACTATAAGATTATTACCGCTTTTGAAGGCAGCACATGGCAGAATCGTTACCGTATCTTCTGTAGGTCATCAACTCATACTTTTCAACTGCAATCCTGGCTCGCAGTTTAATTATTGGCCAGATGCCTTTTTCATGTGGTGCAGATATGCCTTGGCTAAGACCGCATCCATTCAATTTACAAAGATGTTGGCTATAAAGCATCCTGATATCCTTTCGGTATCTCTTCATCCTGGGCTAGTAATGAACACAAATCTTTTTAGTTATTGCACAAGACTTCCATTTGTAggaattttcttttggattCTGTTTCAAGTAGTTGGATATTTCTTCGGCGTTTCAAACGAACAAGGGTCTATATCGACATTGAAGTGTGCACTCTCACCAGATCTTTCAACAGAATTGGATAATGGTGCTTATTTCACAACTGGTGGATATATGTCAACCCCAAGTCGCGTTGCAAGAAGCCTAGACAATGCTGCATCAACATGGATATGGACAGTAAACGAACTTCGTAATCGTGGACACGAAGTTTAA
- the CDC60 gene encoding leucine--tRNA ligase CDC60 yields the protein MSAKTESKGLVLENTARRDALIAIEKKYQKLWAEEHQFEIDAPSLEDENISIDSEELQKKYPKFMSSMAYPYMNGVLHAGHCFTLSKVEFSIGFERMNGKRALFPLGFHCTGMPILACADKLKREAEMFGKDYMGAPVDEVEEEEVKPVQEKEDPTKFKAKKSKAAAKKGRGKYQFEIMLQLGIAREDVIKFADASYWLTYFPPLTERDCTSFGARIDWRRSFITTDLNPYYDSFIRWQMNKLKALGKIKFGERYTIYSEKDGQPCMDHDRQSGEAVGPQEYIGIKIEVTEFAEAAQKIVDASDLDHSKKIYFVAATLRPETMYGQTCCFVSPKINYGVFDAGDCYYITTERAFKNMSFQKLTPKRGYYKPVVSILGKDFVGSKIHAPLTPYPELRILPMDTVIATKGTGVVTCVPTNSPDDYMTTQDLKHKPEYYGIDPEWINHELVPVIHTDRYGDLTAKTLCEELKIKSPKDTNQLAEAKKLAYKEDFYSGTMIYGKYKGEKVETAKNKVRNDLIANNEAFVYNEPESVVISRSGDECVVSLEDQWFIDYGEEEWKKQAVECLEGMEVFAPEVKNAFESVLEWLKNWAVSRSYGLGTRIPWDPKYLVESLSDSTIYQAFYTIAHLLFKDYYGKEIGPLGIKAEQMTDEVFDYIFQHTDDVKSTDIPIEALQKLRREFEYFYPLDVSISGKDLIPNHLTFFIYTHVALFPKKFWPKGIRANGHLMLNNAKMSKSTGNFMTLQQMVEKYGADASRIALADAGDSVEDANLDESNANAAILRLYNLKEWAEDVVKNEENLKTDSEYGFFDTAFENEMNYLIEQTYKQYAATNYKNALKYGLFDFQAARDYYRESCETMHRDLVLRYIENQALLLAPIAPHFAEYIYREVLKKEGSVQNAKFPTVSKPVDIGISASLDYVRDLQRSIREAEGQALKKKKGKGADVDPSKPAKLILYIIETFPEWQTKYIDLVRELFEKQSLDDNKVIKTRVEPKDMKRAMPFISLLKQRLSTESPDSVFNRELLFNEIETVKATFDSLKKSSQAIKISEYEIVSLPYNADVGKNIFTNEEVVVQKSKVVENAIPGEPAIIIKNI from the coding sequence ATGTCTGCCAAAACCGAATCTAAGGGTCTCGTTCTAGAGAACACAGCTCGTAGAGATGCTTTGATTGCCattgaaaagaagtacCAAAAACTTTGGGCCGAAGAGCATCagtttgaaattgatgctCCTTCTTTAGAGGATGAAAACATTTCTATCGACTCAGAAGAGTTGCAAAAGAAGTATCCAAAATTTATGTCTTCTATGGCTTATCCATACATGAATGGTGTTTTGCACGCTGGTCATTGTTTCACATTATCAAAGGTTGAATTTTCCATTGgttttgaaagaatgaacGGCAAGAGAGCTCTATTCCCATTGGGTTTCCATTGTACGGGTATGCCAATTCTAGCATGTGCGGAtaaattgaagagagaagCAGAGATGTTTGGCAAGGACTACATGGGTGCTCCGgttgatgaagttgaagaagaagaagtaaaacctgttcaagaaaaagaagaccCAACGAAATTTAAAGCTAAAAAATCTAAAGCTGCTGCCAAAAAGGGTCGTGGTAAATATCAATTTGAAATCATGTTGCAACTAGGAATTGCAAGAGAAGATGTCATTAAATTTGCTGACGCCAGTTATTGGTTGACTTATTTCCCACCTTTGACTGAAAGGGACTGTACCTCATTTGGTGCTCGTATTGATTGGAGAAGATCATTCATTACCACTGATCTAAATCCTTACTATGACAGTTTCATTAGATGGCAAATGAATAAATTAAAGGCTCTTGGAAAAATCAAATTTGGTGAACGTTACACTATTTACTCTGAAAAGGATGGACAACCTTGTATGGATCACGACAGACAATCTGGTGAAGCAGTTGGTCCTCAAGAGTACATCGGTATTAAGATTGAAGTTACCGAGTTTGCAGAAGCTGCACAAAAGATTGTCGATGCATCTGACTTGGATCATTCTAAAAAGATCTACTTTGTTGCAGCTACCTTAAGACCAGAAACCATGTATGGTCAAACCTGTTGTTTCGTTTCTCCAAAAATCAACTATGGTGTGTTTGATGCTGGCGACTGTTACTACATTACCACGGAACGTGCCTTCAAGAATATGTCTTTCCAAAAGTTGACACCTAAGAGAGGGTATTATAAACCTGTCGTTTCCATCCTTGGTAAAGACTTCGTGGGATCTAAGATTCATGCACCTTTGACTCCATACCCTGAATTGAGAATATTACCTATGGATACAGTTATCGCAACAAAGGGTACTGGTGTTGTTACCTGTGTCCCAACCAACTCACCAGATGATTACATGACTACCCAAGACCTCAAACATAAACCTGAGTATTACGGAATTGACCCAGAATGGATCAATCACGAGTTGGTACCTGTCATTCATACCGATAGGTACGGAGACTTGACAGCCAAGACTCTTTGTGAAGAGCTTAAAATCAAATCTCCAAAAGACACTAATCAATTGGCAGAAGCTAAAAAGTTGGCTTATAAAGAAGATTTCTACTCAGGTACTATGATTTACGGTAAATACAAGGGAGAGAAGGTAGAAACAGCCAAAAATAAAGTTAGAAACGATTTGATTGCTAACAATGAAGCTTTCGTGTATAATGAACCAGAGTCTGTTGTCATTTCTCGTTCTGGTGACGAATGTGTCGTCTCTTTAGAGGATCAATGGTTCATTGATTACGGTGAAGAGGAATGGAAAAAGCAAGCTGTTGAGTGTTTGGAAGGTATGGAAGTGTTTGCTCCTGAAGTTAAGAACGCTTTTGAAAGTGTGCTAGAATGGTTAAAGAACTGGGCTGTTTCTCGTAGTTATGGTTTAGGTACTAGAATCCCATGGGATCCAAAATATTTGGTTGAGTCATTATCTGATTCCACTATCTACCAAGCATTTTACACAATTGCTCATTTGCTCTTCAAGGATTATTACGGTAAGGAAATTGGTCCTCTTGGGATTAAGGCTGAACAAATGACTGATGAAGTATTTGACTACATTTTCCAACACACCGATGATGTGAAAAGTACCGATATCCCAATTGAAGCCTTGCAAAAATTAAGAAGGgaatttgaatatttctaCCCATTGGATGTCTCTATTTCAGGTAAGGatttgattccaaatcatTTGACCTTCTTTATTTACACCCACGTTGCGCTGTTCCCAAAAAAGTTCTGGCCAAAGGGTATCAGAGCAAATGGTCATTTGATGTTAAATAATGCAAAGATGTCTAAATCAACTGGTAACTTCATGACTTTGCAACAAATGGTAGAGAAGTATGGTGCAGATGCTTCTAGAATTGCCCTCGCCGACGCAGGTGATAGTGTAGAAGATGCAAACTTAGACGAGTCCAATGCTAATGCCGCTATCTTAAGACTTTATAACCTAAAGGAATGGGCTGAAGATGTTGTgaagaatgaagaaaacttgaagacCGATTCCGAATATGGCTTCTTTGACACCGCAttcgaaaatgaaatgaacTATTTGATTGAACAAACTTATAAACAATATGCTGCCACAAACTACAAGAATGCATTGAAGTATGGATTGTTCGATTTCCAAGCTGCTAGAGATTACTATCGTGAATCTTGTGAAACTATGCACCGTGACTTGGTCTTACGTTATATTGAAAACCAAGCTTTGTTGTTGGCCCCAATCGCACCACATTTTGCTGAATACATTTATCGTGAAgttttaaagaaagaaggttCTGTTCAAAATGCCAAATTCCCAACTGTCAGCAAGCCAGTTGATATCGGTATTTCTGCTTCCTTAGATTATGTTAGAGATCTACAAAGGTCTATTAGAGAGGCCGAAGGTCAAgctttaaagaaaaagaagggtAAGGGTGCAGATGTCGATCCTTCAAAGCCAGCAAAATTGATTTTGTACATCATCGAAACCTTCCCAGAATGGCAAACTAAGTATATTGATTTGGTCCGCGAACTTTTCGAGAAGCAAAGTTTGGATGACAACAAAGTTATTAAGACTAGGGTTGAACCAAAGGACATGAAACGTGCAATgcctttcatttctttgttgaaacaaaGATTGAGTACTGAATCCCCAGACTCCGTCTTCAATAGAGAATTGCTAttcaatgaaattgaaactgTTAAGGCTACatttgattctttgaagaagtccTCCCAAGCGATAAAGATCAGTGAATATgaaattgtttctttgccaTATAACGCAGATGTTGGTAAGAACATTTTCACTAATGAAGAGGTTGTTGTTCAAAAAAGCAAGGTTGTTGAAAACGCTATCCCTGGGGAACCAGCCATCATAATCAAGAATATCTAA